The Leishmania mexicana MHOM/GT/2001/U1103 complete genome, chromosome 29 DNA window CTGAACTGCTCGTAGAGGTTCTTGAAGATGAAGTTCTGCGCCGTGTAGCGGCTATTGACTACGAGGTTCGTGCAGTACTGATTTGCCACGGCCTCGTCGAGTGGGCGAATGCGGCGCATCCGGGGCTGATCAGCGTTGCCGGAGTGACGGCTTTGCACCGGAGCGTAAGTGGCGCGGCTCCGCTGACTGTCCGCTGAGTTTTTGAAGATCCTCGTCGACGAGAGACGCTGGGCAGCGTTCTTGGAGCAGAGCTGCAGTCGTAATCCTAACCGTCTGCACCACAGGGATGCCGCGGCCCCTACGGAGGTGagtgtcgccgccgccctctcgCTCGTCGATGGGTGGCGTTTCTGGGCCAAGCCGTTGAAAGCACAGTCACTGCAgcctgcgtcgccgcgcgaCTCATAGCTGTCCAGCGCACGAGCAAAGtggaagccgccgccgcgccgctgaaCCGGAAAGGGGTTGGTGGAGGTGCTACGTGGGAAGAGGGGAGTAGAGGCAGAGGAGTTGGGGCAGCAAGTgctgggggtggtggtgatgggcaCACTCAAACCGGGCACCCTGCTCTGCTGGAAAGGTAGCGGGGTAGAGGGGCTCGCCGCCTTTCCAGCACCCACCATTTCCCCGTAATCGCGGTGGCCGCTAACAGAGTACAGCTTGAAGGGCAGCGGGTGCTCAAAGGCGTGATCAGAGAAGGACAGGTCACGTGGGTGAGCCGAGCCTTACATATACGGCTGGCGTGCACGTATGCCGTCGTTGAACGACGGATGCGCGCGGTGCAGACACACCACAGCTAGGAGAGTTCACCAAACGGTCGTCCGTACACGATGGCCGCTGGGTGATGCGAACCGCGATCAGAGGCCGGTCATGAATAAAAGGAGGAAGACAAGGGTGATGTGAAGCGCGACAGGCGCGGCGGATGCTGTGGTGTGTGTTGCCGCTAGAGTACACCGAGATCCGATCAAAACGAtgaaagaaaaacgaaaaaaaaaagatgtcCTGATGTTGTTATGATGTGTGTTGCTGTTCTTGATTGAGCCGTGCCGATGGAAGCTGCAGGCGGGGTCCCCTCTCGCTTGTTGTGCTGCCTCGTGTCTGTACAGGGTGGCAGGACAAGCAGGTGAGAACCGGAGATGGTACGAAAGGGGTAGAAAGACACCGCCGCGCAGCGTGCACCAAGGTTCCGAATGAGTGGGAAGCGGACGTCCCAGAAAtcgagacacgcacacacgcacttaCACGTGGGCGAAAATTACAGATGCTAGTCGCACTGTACGGGTAGCTGAtagaaaggaaaaagaggCGACGACGGGGATGTcaagagggaggcggaggggggaggtgagaaGTGCCTCTTCAGGAACCTAAAGCATCCACAGCCTGCATCCATCGTGGATGGTGGGCGCTGCCCGTCGGCGTGCCCACTGATTCACAAACAAGGCGCGCTACCGTTCGACGGAGAACAGGCAGCGGAAAAACAGCTGCGATCCCCTTCCCAGGAGCCGTGGCCTTCTCGCGGCGTCCatgcctcgctgctgcttctctcaGCAGCCTCCACGAGATGACTCAACGCGTCATTCCTCCCGAGGTCGGCACGTTTTTCTTCGCCAACACAACGAGTGCAACGCTTTCAACACAGATGCAGCCGTGAAGCGAGGATTTCCCCGCCACTTTCATTATCGTTATCCTTCATGTTGTTGTACCTCTTCCAATGCATACGTAGTGTACAAACTTGCCAACGACCCCATGGGAGACGCatgcctcccctcccccacccaagcgcgcgcacgtagCTGCGGAGAAAGGCAGAGTCAAAGTAAGTCCAGCTTGACTAAAAGGGAGAAAGCAcatggcagcagcgagagcgcCAACACTTCATCTccgctgcgactgctgcggcagacAGTGAAGAGGGTACGTGCGGATAAGGGGCATTCTACTACTTGGGCCGCTGATGCGCACGATCCTCTCGCGCCTCGCGCTTTACACGCAGCGGGTCCTGAAGGAATTCCTCGCGcacgtgctgctggtgcgagcgagcgagctTCTGCCGCTTCTTTCGAATCTGCGCCGCTACAAGGGGACCCCACTCCTCAGTCAGGGTCGAACCGCTGTTCTTCAGTTTCCTGTCCACCGCTACGCCGCTACTCGGTGGCTTGCCAgcgatgcgctgcggcgctgcgtcgtccCTGATCACTCCGCTGTGCGACGGAGCGTCACGTGGGAGTGCAGGGGTGAAGCTGGTGGAGACTGGAAGTGGCGATGCTTCAATGATTGCAGCCACAGCGTGCGAGGGCATCGTCTCCGGAATGTCGAACGGCACGGGGGCGAGCCCACGCGCCGACTCCACCACGTCATGGAAGAGCACCTCCACTGGCGCcagagcagcggcgttgccgaCGAGCCAGTCGTCCACGTTGACCTTGGGAAAGTCATCGACGTCAATCCCCTCGCTTTTGCCAGCGCGCTCTGGGTACAAAAAACGCCGCAGCCGTGAGCGCAATGCCGCGCCACGCCAAACCGGCTGGATGCGCTTGACGGCAAGCTCCTCCTGGCGCGCCTGGGACTGCCAATACGCGAGCCGCAGACGGGCCAGCTCGAGGCGAGCCCGTCGAACGAGTACACGGCCGTGCAGCCACTCCGTGAGGTATGCGCGAGCGAGAAGGGCGACGTGGtcgtgctggtgctgcttgTAGGAGAAGTTACGAACGTGCGTGCATGCTAGCGGGTCACCCTCGGCAGACACAGCGAGCGCCGCTGAAGGGGGACGATAAGAGAGGCTGATCCACTCAGACAACACCGCGGCATCGACCCGGTAGTGTTCCACATGACGCTGGTGCTCCGCGGTGCGAACGTGAATTTGTGCTGCCGTTAACGCGTTAAGATccgccactgcggcggcactCGGATTACTCGGAGGCTGATCGCCGTCGCTTTTTGCAcaaacagcggcagccgcgtcaGAGGCGGTGAGCTCCCAGGCCTTAGCGCGGTTCAACGGACGCTCTGCGTAcgcctcacgcagctccttctcctccagtacgtgctgcagctgtgcatCCCAGCACAGGGCGGAAAAGACCTCTCGGTATAGCTGGGGGGTGGCAGCAGGGAGGTAtcgcgacgacgacgtgacGAGCGCAGCAAgagcagcgtcggcgtgcCATCCGCAGTCCAGATGATCGTCTGCCTCCGTCCCTGTTGTCGGTGCACGGGAAGATGACGAGTGGGACTCCGGCATTCGTCGCAGCTCACGCGCGTGTTCCCGACGACAGTTGTTCAGTATCTCCAAAGACGGAACGAGTTCGTGTAGTGCACGAGTCACAGTTGCTGCAAGTTGCACATCATTGGAGTCCTCGACCAGACAAGGATTCCCCGTGAGATCaagctcctgcagccgcgTGCAGCATCTCAGCGGCTCTAGCGCGCTTAGAGAGGCAAGCCGATTGTGCGATAGCCTCAGCGACCTCAGCCGCGGACAGTGCTGCACTCCGCTAATGTCGCTGATCTCATTACCCTCGACCTGCAGCACTGTCAGCATCGGAAACCAcccgagggcggcggcgtcaagGGAGGCGAGTTTCGTGCGATTCACAAACAGCTGCGTTAAGCAGGGGTAGACGTATTGACTCGTTGGAAGCGCACGCAGTGGATTGTGCGAGGCGCACAGCTTGCTGAGCAGCATGGGCGAGTTCGACGTAGCGTCGTCTTCACCTCCATCTGTTCTTGAAGTCAACGTTGCGAGTTCGTTGCTCCCCACAtccagctcgcgcagcagcggcatcgcgcTGACGGCGTGCGCATCAGTCAGTCTGTTGTGAGCTGCTGACaactcgcgcagctgcacacagCCCTTGAGGGAGTCGAGGGCAGTCAGCTTGTTCTCTGTGACCGTGCAGCGGaccaacgaggaggaggcgagcgtACTCAGCGGCGTGAGCGAAGCGAGATTATTGGAGGAGACGGTAAGAGACAGCAGGTGAACCCGCGCCGCCAAGGCGTGgttgcgcgccgccgccacgtgGCGCAGGTGCGATGTGCGAGAAGAGGGAGCGCTGCCGGcagagaggcggcgctggtcgGGCAGTCCCGTCGCGAGCGCTCTGTCTGTCGTGCCTGTTGGGCCTGATACGTCCAGGGTATGCAGTTGCGCGTGAGAGACGCTGAGTGACTGCAACGAGGAAAAAGTGCGGACAGCCTCCAACACATCCAGTTGCCGCAGCGGATTGCCGCTTAAATCCAACTCCTTCACCACACGCGCGACCGAAACAGCGGCTTTGGGTTCGCACTGTGGCCTGGCACCTTGGGCAGCGCTGAGGCTGAGGTGACGCAGCTGGCCCCAGTCCACCTGCTGCAGGTCTTCGAGGGAGAGCACAAGTTTCGCCAGGTGCTGGGGTGCCCTCCGTGGGCTGCGTGCCACAGTGTGGAGCGACGGCCAGAGCAGCCTCACAAATGTGTCGGCGTCCAGCACTCGAGCATCCGCGGCAGCCTGCTTTGCGGGCACACCGCACTCCTCCACGAGAGGGGGATTCTCGGGGAGCACCACCACAGAGGCTGAAGCTTCGATGCTGTTGAGGCTCTGAGCAGCACCCTTGACATGAGCGCGGTAATGGCCCTCAGCTTCTACAAGAAGAGTGCGGACGCTCTCGAGCGTCTTTTGTCGCGTCGAGATCCAGCGCAGCAATGCCGCCCGTTCCCTCAGCAACGGCGCGATCCGCCAAGAATACCATTGGCTCTCGCGCAGTGTGTTCTCGTCTAGAGACACCGCTGTGTCAGCAGCAGACGCGTCATCTTCGCCTTGCAGTGTCTGTGAACATGCCCAtacacgctgctgctcgaagACGGCGCGAAGCTGTTCCATGGCGCTCTTTGCAGTTGCCATCTCGCCGTCCACCCGTTTCTGGGTGGCCATTCGAgcgcgctgctcttcctcgtctgcgtcgcggcgcaaCAACCGAAGCGATAGTGCCTCCTCTTGCAACAGCTTCTCCCGTTGCACCTCCCACTCTAGGATGAGCGTGTACACCAGCTTTTCACTTTCCTGGAGGCGTCGCAGTTCCTGTGactgctgcaccagcgctCTGTCcttggtggcggtggcgaggagCTCGGCGTATGCGGTTCTCTGAGTTTCGCAAAGGTGCTCCGCAGCCTGGACCGCCGACCGCTCCAACGCAGTGCGCTGCTCTGCGTACCAAGTGAGCCAATCTGCACGGGCGCGAATCTCGCGCTCCACCAGCTCATCTTCGATGCGCATGCGGTGGCCCTCAGTGGCCTCGCGGTCTACAAGAAACAACTCTAGTGCCGCCTGCCGGCGAATGCGTTCTAGTGAAGTGTTCACAACCGACACGGAATCGGCTGCATCTCCGCTACCTCCACCTTGTTGCTCCTGAGCGGCGTTGGCGCCATTATCGAGGCCTACCTGGGTATACGGCTGAAGCGACCGCGTTGGGACTGCTCCACGGTACTGTTGCTCCTCTCGTGTGGGGGAGAGAAGTAtgtcgagctgctgcacaaaCGACGGAAGAGTTGCAAGGCCGAGTGCATTGCGCTCGTAGCTCTGCAGCTTGACCTGTGCCACGCCTTGTCGAGCAGCACTACCGGGTCGACGCGCTCGCACGTGCGCTTCTCTTGACGCCGTGGCATGCAGCTGCATCTGGCCATCGCGGAGCTCCGTGTTGGCGATCAGCGCAAGCACCTCCGTGCTTCTTgtgagcagctgcgggagcGACAGGGACTTTTCTTCCTCAGTTGTCGATCCGGTCGGCGGGCCCTCCACCTCTGACACCGCATTCGTTGCACCGCGGATCCCGGGATGCTTTTTTTGTGCCTGCAGcacagcgccgtcgctgccaggcagcggctgcacggCTAACGGCAGCTCCATCTCGAATGCGCAAAGATACGGGAGTCCCGGCGTTTGGGTAAACAGGGTcggcgcgtcggcgtcgACATCTTCGGCGGACGGCGTCATCTCCACTTCATCATACCCCGCACTGATGTCACTTGCAGATGTACTCACTGTACGCAGAGCTAGGGTGGCACGGAGCCGTGCACGTCCCTCGCGAGCACGACGAAGCAGTTGCACGGCCTCTTCGTCATCTTCGTCTCCGTTTAGCACCTCCATCCGGTCGAAATACACATCTAGCGCATCCTCCGTaagcagcgcctcgcgctcTTGCTGCTTGCGCACGGCGTACGCTATGTCTTCTGTTTCCTGGtcacacgccgccgcagagcaTGCCTTCAGTGTCTCCGCTGCCTTGGCGAGCAGCTGTTCCGTTGATTCAACTAGGCGGTGAAACTCGATATCCTCCGTGCATGCAGGGTCGCCGGCTGCTTTCATGGGGGAGGGATCACCACGGCACGCCAAGGGTGCCTCATGAGTGTCTGGCATAAACAAGTGCGATGCCATGGAAGCGATAGACGCACCCTGAACTGCGAGACTCGCACGACGCGCCCACTCCTTTCCGCTTCGCAAGACAGCAGCATGCCGCTCCACCGCGGGAGACCGCGTGAATCGGGTAAGTGACGGTGTTGACGTATGGCACGCCGTTCGTTCTCTTTGTAGCCCATCGCCGTTGCTCAGGTTCTCGAGAGCGTCAAGGGCGTCCGTAACAGTCTCCATCAGCGTCGCTGGTGTCGTCCTGTCCAGCAACAAGAGGGAAGGAAACTTCTCGTGGAGATACAGTCGAAGCGGGTCCTTGTGCCCGTGTTCGCGGTCACGCCTGGGTGCAGTCGTGCCGCCATGGCCACAGGGGTCTGCGACGACAGCGCCATCGCTCACGTCGTTGTCGTTGGACGCCGTACCCGTAAGAAAGACATGGCCGTCGCCCATCTGCGATTTAAACTGACTCGGTGCTGCCCACTCAAGGCCGTCGTTGTAGGGCCCCTCGGCGCCGTACTTGGCCAGCAGCGCAGCTTCCTCCTCAAGCGTCAGCTGCGGAAAAGgagccaccgctgcggtggccggGCCCGCCTCGCCATTAGCCTCGTCGCCAGAGTCCACATTCATTCTAACGTACCCCGCTTGCTTTTTCTGTTGTCGCTTTGTAGTTGCTCTATTCTCTAGAGAGAACAACATGACAAAGGAATAGTGCACGGCAGACAGCGGTTCCACGTGTGCCTGGAACCTCCCTTGTACATCGTGACCGCCGTGCGTACGCGGCGAAGTTTGCTTCTGTCGCCGATACGTGGCATGTTCGAACGGGTGCAGTGGGGAgatggggagagagaggaagagaaacgTGGCGGAGGACCAGCGATGCCTCACAGACACAGCAAGCTGCGAGCATCCTGCACGGTGACCGAGGATGGCATGATCAGGCCCAGAGACTTCTGAGGTGCAGTAGTGGAAAGAAGACAGCAAGGGCGTTTCGTCACCTCTGcgcagagggggggggaggaggcttTAGTGGGGAGCTCGTCAGTCCAGTAGGAGAACGCAGATGTATGCTCCTGCACTCTCTGGCGCACTCCTCCGGggtagggagggagggagggagggagggagggggggcaagAAAGGATGAATAAACGAGAAACGGAATGAGACGCGAATTAGCATCCGCCAccacgagagagggagtgacAACGGCAGTCGAGTATCGGTGACGCGTATATCCGACTTTTACGGTTTGCCTGCTTCTGTATTTtattttctgtttttttttccgtttgtCAAGCCTCGTCGAGACGCAGTGATTTTTTTTTAGAGAAGGTGTGCATGCGCTGACCGTGAGGATGACTCACATTCGGTGCATGTCTACCGatggaagggaggaggaggaggggggtcgcGGTGTCTGTGAAGATGAGGGCTGGGGAAGATAAGAGTAGTAAGAACACATCGCAGCATTCATGACCACAACAAGAAGAGAGGGTTAGCGAGTGGGGAGAGGAAAGGCGGGGGGGCGGTGCTAGAGCGATGGGGCAAGAAGCATGTCCACCTCGCGGGATCAAGTGGCACGCTAGAAAATCAAGAGAGCGCCCGGACTGGAGTCACAGCGATACGCACAGACTTGGGAATCCACGGAACATCGAatgcctctctttctctcccccttgaAGGATGCGTGAGCCTGTGTCCTGCGCCGGCATACCCCCTTCCCGTCACCATCGCGTTGCCGCACTCTCAAAgtcatcgcctcctccctttcgcATATTCACTTGCAAAGGAGGCGCAGGCTCACCGGTTTCGATGAGCCGCACAGACAGGCTGGCAAGCGCAAAGAGAGTCGCATACTGACGGACGTTCACGCGGAGAGTTGCTGAGCgagcagggagggagatgcaccaccgaaaaaaaaaacgttcAGCATCCCTTCGGGGAGGCAAGAACCTCACAAGCTACAACAAGCGCATTTTAGGAAGATCATGGGTCCCCCCAAAAGTCTCTTCCCTACACCTCGCTatgctctctctccgcctctcgtTGCACAAGCAGAATGCCGCAGCGCGGTACTCGTGCACATGTAGCGTGAACGTGTAGACGTGCGCGTGGATTTGGTGTCGTCAGCAAATATGATGAAACCCCCCAAAAAGGACAACAACAATATCACGACGCCAACGCCCACGTGTCTTCCGCGCTGAGAAGGCCCTGTGACTCATATGCGTGCAAGTCCGCCAGGTAGGAGGGGCACATCGCCAACGAGTCAAGTGGCTGGTGCAAAGTCGGTGGTGCTGACAAGTCCGAAATGCTGACTGAGCTTTCTCTTTCTATTTTCTGCGAAGAGGCCCCTGAAAGCGTCTTCGCGGGGAAGATGCGGTGGAAGCCGCGGGCGTAAGCAAGCTCGTCCCTCATGCGCAGCTCCACGTCCTCGCGGGTTCCAGCAGCGTTGCCGCGAGCAACCACATCGACGTCACCCGCCTCCGCAATGTGGAAAAGCCCCCGATCCTTTGCTGCGAGGGGGCCGTGTAGGTCCTCGCGCAGCCGGGACGAGTTCCAGAGTGTGCTACCTGGTGCCATATTCCTCTCGAACGGCTCCAGCATCGCCAAATTGAGCAGGTCAGCCACCACGTTTGTCTTGGTGGAGTAGTCGAACGTCGAGCTGCTCTcaagcgacggcagcgtgtTGACTTCAATGAGAAACGGATTGAGGCTGGCATCGAGCATGACGTCGAAACCATACAGCTCAAAGTAGCTGCCCGGCATCGGCACACGGCGAACGGCGTCGTTGACGACAGGCCGTACCGCCATTAAGGTGCGCGTGATCAGCTGGGCAATTTCCTCACGCACTGCATCGGAGGCGCGACGAGCCGGTGCCACTCCTGTGCGGCTCCTCACAGTACTTTCACCGCAAGCATCAATGTAGTCCCACAGCCGCTGGAGAGACCATTTCAGCTCCGGTAGGACTGCATCCCCGTCAACCGCATTGGTTTCCGTCGGCAAGGATAGAATGGAACGGCCATGGCCATGCATGGCGACGTAACGCCTGCCCACCGAGTAGTTTGTCAGGTGTCGGAAACGGTCGTGCATGTGCTTTGTGCAGTAAGCCGACGGAGTCACACTGCCGCTGTGGTTGTTGCCCCTGTTGCGAGAACCAGCGCTCTCGTGTCTTGCGCTACCGGCCAGAGAGCCTGGTAGAACGGCTCCGTCGCCTACCTCCATCCCGCCACAGTCGATACTCGAGGATGATGAGTTAGTCGTGTCGCTGTACGGCTCAGCTGCAAATCGCACCAGCCCCTCCTCGTGCCAGTAGACGGTGAGTGGGTTGTAAGAGGTGACAGCGACATAGAGGCGCAGATCCACCTTTCGACCCTCCACGAGAAGAGGATTCTCAATGTACTCCTGCACAACGTAGCTGCTGAAGAGCCGCCGAGTCTCCTTAGAGGCTGCCTTACAGTCAATCTCCTCCATGATGCGCTCCCATGACGGCGCATGCTCGGTGCCGCCTTGCGAGATCAAGATGCCccggccgcagctgcctcGAGACGGCTTCCAGATGAAGTGCCGGTCGCTCGGTGATGCCTTCATGGCAGTCACCAAGCTTTCCCGCTCCTGCGGATAGAACCAGGTGCGTGGTACATAGCTGTAGCGTGACTGCACCGCCTTACGCTCTCCTGACGTGGTGGCGCACTGCATGGCATCCTTGAAGGCCCGGCGCACATTCACCGCCATCCCTCGCTTGCAGCCGATGTTTGCGTGGCTCAGCGGGAAGTGGTTGTACCGCTGGTGAGAGTTCACCATGCGAAGCTTCTCCATGTAAGCTGCCTGCTCAGACGaatcagcagcggcgaagtCGAGGAGCGGGGTCGGCTGCCCGTCGCGCAGCATCTCGCAGAACCGCATCGAGCGTCCCCACACGAGGTTGCTCGCCACGTCACGAGCTTCTGCAGGGACACGGCGGAACCCAGCCTTCaagagcggcagccgcaagGCGTAGTACTCGCACGAGGATGACGTGATACTGAACAGTGGCAACGCAGTCCCGAGCGAGCTGGGCTGAAAAGCGTAGCCCGGTGGGCACTTCTCACGCATTCGGGGAAAGTAAAAGCTCGCTTTGCGCTGTGGGCTGCTGGACGGCTTCAAGTACACCGGCATCGGTGAAACAGACTCCACAGCGTGCATGAGGGACGACGATTCAGAGAGGCAGCTGCTGGCCGACTCACCCGCGTTCGCGgccactgcagccgccgccgccgcggcacagAGACGCCCGTGACGACGGAACATGTCCCTGTGCACGTAATGCCACGAGTAGAGGGCTTTCCTGCAGCAAGGTGCAAGCAAAGGATACCGAGAGTGCGTAGAGAGTCCCGACGCACAAGCTACGCACCAAAACAACGCAGCCAAACTTTTTATTTTCTAATCCGCCGAGCAGCGGAGTCAAAGACGTCCCCTCTTCCCGTCGGCTTGCCCGAActccgcctgctccgcctctcGTCGCGATGAAAAGCGTGCTTCTTTGTTGCGCACtgcttttttgttgttgttcgcaCCGTGAGATCAACACCCAAACAAAGGCGTCGACTCACATCCCAGCTGAGCAGCACCAGTTACTTAATAGATTTCTGTCTCCCCGCGAGTATCGGGCAATGATGTCGTCTGTGTGCGGTGACGCAGGGGAAAAACAAAACCTATACAAGAGGACCTTCTCTCCCTTtaatacacacacacgcagataaaaaaaaagaatacTGGAGAGCCCGTTGGATTagtcgtctctctctctgtccctctgtctgtctgtgcgtgttgtgtgtggtgtACTAAATTGTTTGTGCGACTCACAAGTGAGTCTCCGCGTCACCCCCTTTCCGGGCGCGTTTACGGCGAAAGTGAAGGACCGAGACGCCGTCTGAGATGCGCAGGCGCGAAGAAACGAgtgcgaagaaaaaaaagaggcaaGAAGAGTGAATACCATCGGGGCGGATGGACGGATGGAAAAGGTTCGGGGGTGGCACCTACGTGCGTAGAATTACCCTTGCCACTCGCAGCTCAGCCCTTCGCATGAAGCCGCTGAGCCGGAGAGGAGCTACTGTACTCGGTTAGCAAGAAAAATGTCCTGGGAGTTGAGAACACGCCACCATTCTTACGCTATCACCGACAGGCGCACAGTTCTACACTACAGATGCaacgtgcgcatgtgcgcgcgacggcagGCGGTGGGCGAAGGTGCCCATGAGGGCTTCTGCGCTGCTTCATGCTCTCTCACTGACGGTCCATACACTTGGGTCAGCAAAACACTCCCTCACTCTCATAGctacacagagagaaagccacacatacacgcacacacaaaactAGAAATCGTCCTGCACAACGTGATGCACCATTGTGTCGCCTTGCGTGCATCCGTGCCGACAGCGACATGTCAAGGACATAGTAaggcgagaaaaaaaagtcgGAAAACAAAGGCGCGAAACCATGGGGCTCGTTAGTCGCGCTCAGTGCCCTTTTCACGGAGCACGATTGCGCCAGCATCtatgcgtgcacgtgtgcagaGCCGATGCTGCGCACAACAGGCAAAAAAGCCCCATACCCATACAACGAGCAAGTAGCCAACTCCGCAGCAAGGCTAAAGAAGCATCAGCAACAAAAATGTGCATGAGCACAACAACGGATATATAGACATTTTTTGTCTCCGTGGGAGGAAACACTTCGCCTTCAGCTTACCTCATGACGAAGGATACCCCTCCGCGCGTGGTATCCTCCAGTGCTCACTGGCACCCGTTTTCCCTCTCACTCAGAGTGGAAGCCCAGGCAGGACCGCTATCCCCTGCCGATCCCAAGCCACGTCTGGTTTTGAAACAGGGTCCAAGTGCCGACGACGTAGGGAGCCCAGAGTGACTTATCGCTATTCATGTCGGCAGCGAGGTgatggacggcgtggcggcagggAGACCTGCGACCGTGCACATGCTTGTTtcatccacatgatgggcagagtgtcagcgtgactcgaacgcaATCTATTACCCGGCCCCCTCCCACTGGCCTactcgtgtgtgtgggggaagggggagggtcTGAGGCGCCTGTGCGGGGTGGAGTTTGAGGCACGGGTCGTGTTCGCAGGTGCCTGTGTTGCCGCATTGCTGTACTTTGCGTATGTCTAGCACTGCTTTGGACCAGGCGCATGGGGGCCCTGTGACAGGGTCGGTGGGATCGAGCGGACTTGAGGTCGTGTGGCACGGCAGAGACTGTGCATTCTGAGAAGGAAAAACGCATCGCTTGCCAGTATGTCGACTCGGCTAATGAAAGTTCAGTGGTGATGCGAATCGTCCACGCCACTGTAGCGCACCAAGAAGTCAGAGACATGCCAATGAGGTGAGAGTCCACATAACCCCCGGTGTGAAGCAACGCACCATGCACCATCCAAGCAGCACCAAAACAGTTACCTACACCGTGGGTCACAGGCGTCTGTGTACGCACATTGCCAGATCAAAGAAGCccgaagaagaaaacagaagTGCCGTTGTGTTCGGCTTTTATTATCACAGATGGGTGTGCTTatac harbors:
- a CDS encoding tubulin-tyrosine ligase-like protein — translated: MFRRHGRLCAAAAAAAVAANAGESASSCLSESSSLMHAVESVSPMPVYLKPSSSPQRKASFYFPRMREKCPPGYAFQPSSLGTALPLFSITSSSCEYYALRLPLLKAGFRRVPAEARDVASNLVWGRSMRFCEMLRDGQPTPLLDFAAADSSEQAAYMEKLRMVNSHQRYNHFPLSHANIGCKRGMAVNVRRAFKDAMQCATTSGERKAVQSRYSYVPRTWFYPQERESLVTAMKASPSDRHFIWKPSRGSCGRGILISQGGTEHAPSWERIMEEIDCKAASKETRRLFSSYVVQEYIENPLLVEGRKVDLRLYVAVTSYNPLTVYWHEEGLVRFAAEPYSDTTNSSSSSIDCGGMEVGDGAVLPGSLAGSARHESAGSRNRGNNHSGSVTPSAYCTKHMHDRFRHLTNYSVGRRYVAMHGHGRSILSLPTETNAVDGDAVLPELKWSLQRLWDYIDACGESTVRSRTGVAPARRASDAVREEIAQLITRTLMAVRPVVNDAVRRVPMPGSYFELYGFDVMLDASLNPFLIEVNTLPSLESSSTFDYSTKTNVVADLLNLAMLEPFERNMAPGSTLWNSSRLREDLHGPLAAKDRGLFHIAEAGDVDVVARGNAAGTREDVELRMRDELAYARGFHRIFPAKTLSGASSQKIERESSVSISDLSAPPTLHQPLDSLAMCPSYLADLHAYESQGLLSAEDTWALAS